In the genome of Piliocolobus tephrosceles isolate RC106 chromosome 20, ASM277652v3, whole genome shotgun sequence, one region contains:
- the CDS2 gene encoding phosphatidate cytidylyltransferase 2, which yields MTELRQRVAHEPDAPPEDKESESEAKVDGETASDSESRAESAPLPVSADDTPEVLNRALSNLSSRWKNWWVRGILTLAMIAFFFIIIYLGPMVLMIIVMCVQIKCFHEIITIGYNVYHSYDLPWFRTLSWYFLLCVNYFFYGETVTDYFFTLVQREEPLRILSKYHRFISFTLYLIGFCMFVLSLVKKHYRLQFYMFGWTHVTLLIVVTQSHLVIHNLFEGMIWFIVPISCVICNDIMAYMFGFFFGRTPLIKLSPKKTWEGFIGGFFATVVFGLLLSYVMSGYRCFVCPVEYNNDTNSFTVDCEPSDLFRLQEYNIPGVIQSVIGWKTVRMYPFQIHSIALSTFASLIGPFGGFFASGFKRAFKIKDFANTIPGHGGIMDRFDCQYLMATFVNVYIASFIRGPNPSKLIQQFLTLRPDQQLHIFNTLRSHLIDKGMLTSATEDE from the exons GAGTCAGAGTCAGAAGCAAAGGTAGATGGAGAGACTGCATCGGACAGTGAGAGCCGGGCAGAATCTGCACCCCTGCCAGTCTCTGCAGATGATACTCCGGAGGTCCTCAATAGGGCCCTTTCCAACTTGTCTTCAAG ATGGAAGAACTGGTGGGTGAGAGGCATCCTGACTTTGGCCATGATTGCATTTTTCTTCATCATCATTTACCTGGGACCAATGGTTTTAATGATAATT GTGATGTGTGTTCAGATTAAGTGTTTCCACGAGATAATCACTATTGGCTACAACGTCTACCACTCCTATGATCTGCCCTGGTTCAGGACCCTCAGCTG GTACTTTCTCCTGTGTGTAAACTATTTCTTCTATGGTGAGACAGTGACGGATTACTTCTTCACCCTGGTCCAGAGAGAAGAGCCTTTGCGGATTCTCAGTAAATACCACCGGTTCATTTCCTTTACTCTCTATCTAATAG GATTCTGCATGTTTGTACTGAGTCTGGTCAAGAAGCATTATCGACTGCAGTTCTACATG ttTGGCTGGACCCATGTGACGCTGCTGATTGTTGTAACACAGTCACATCTTGTTATCCACAACCTATTTGAAGGAATGATCTG GTTCATTGTCCCCATATCTTGTGTGATCTGTAATGACATCATGGCCTATATGTTTGGCTTTTTCTTTGGTCGGACCCCACTCATCAAG CTGTCCCCGAAGAAGACCTGGGAAGGCTTCATTGGGGGCTTCTTTGCTACTGTGGTGTTTGGCCTTCTG CTGTCCTATGTGATGTCCGGGTACAGATGCTTCGTCTGCCCTGTGGAGTACAACAACGACACCAACAGCTTCACTGTGGACTGTGAGCCCTCGGACCTGTTTCGCCTGCAGGAGTACAACATTCCAGGGGTGATCCAGTCAGTCATTGGTTGG AAAACGGTCCGGATGTACCCCTTCCAGATTCACAGCATCGCCCTCTCCACCTTTGCCTCGCTCATTGGCCCCTTTGGAGGATTCTTTGCAAGTGGATTCAAACGAGCCTTTAAAATCAAA GACTTTGCCAATACCATTCCTGGCCATGGAGGTATCATGGATCGCTTTGACTGCCAGTATCTGATGGCCACCTTTGTCAATGTTTACATCGCCAGTTTTATCAG AGGCCCTAACCCAAGCAAACTGATTCAGCAGTTCCTGACCTTACGGCCAGATCAGCAGCTCCATATCTTCAACACGCTGCGGTCTCATCTGATCGACAAGGGGATGCTGACATCTGCCACAGAGGACGAGTAG